The genomic DNA TTTTTAATTTGCTCTGTCGTCTAAATAATATAATACATACTTGGAGAGATGATATGGATTTTGATAATATATTTGAGGAATATTTTGATAAGGTGTATTATAAAGTATTGAGTATTGTAAAAAATAGTGATGATGCTGAAGATATTTCTCAAGAAGTTTTCATGAGTGTATATAAAAATCTTAATAAATTTAGAAAAGAAAGTAACATATATACTTGGATATATAGAATTGCAATAAATAAGACCTATGATTTCTTTAAAAAGAAGAAAAATGAGTTAGAAATTAATGAAGAGGTCTTACTAATTGCGGATGAATTTAATTCTGATACAAATATTTTGTTACAAGAAAAATTAAATTTAATTTCTGAAAAAGAAAGAGAAATTATAATTTTAAAAGATATATATGGATATAAATTAAAGGAGATAGCAGATATGAAAAATATGAATTTATCAACTGTTAAATCTATTTATTATAAAGCACTCAAAGATATGGGAGGAGAATAATGTCACCAAAAGAGAGAGTTAGAGCTAATATATATAAAAGCTTGTTAGAAGAAGAAAAAAGAAAAAATAAAAGAATATCTATGTTTTCAGTCGGATTATTCTTTGTTGGTGTAGTTACAATGTCTACATATAATAGCTTTACAAAAACAACTTCAAATAATAATTCATATAATGAAAATATTATTTTAAGTAAGGCTAGTGAAGATGCATTGGTATCTAGTATGTATGACACTAATAGTATTCTTAATAAAAAAATGATAGAATTAAATCCTGATGAGTTATTTACTCTTGATACACAAATATAATGGGGGAAACGTAGGTATGAAGAAATTTTTAATAGGTCTATTTTTTGTCGTTTCGGTATTTACTTTTGCAGAAGATTTAGGATTGGGAATAATTAATGCAAATGATTTAAAGGCTGTTGGTGTAAAAGAAGAAAATATAAAAAAAGCTAAAGAACTCATGAATGAGGTGGCTAATAGTTATAGATTAAAAACATTAGAAATTGAACAATTACAGTTACAAATAAATAAATATGTTTTAGACGGTCCGGAAAAATATTTAACAGAAATTGATCAAATATTTGATAAAATAGGAAGCATTGAGGCAGCAATTTCAAAAGAAAGGATACGTAGTCAAATAAAAATTCAAAAATTAATAACACAAGAGCAATATGTTAAAGCAAGGGAACTTGCAATAAAAAGATTGAATGGAATCAAATAGATATAGCTAAAATTTTTAACAACTTTTATTATTGATATAAATAAAAACTTATGGTATAATCGAGTCTAAAGACTTAAATACCATATTTTTTTATTTTAAAAACTATACCTGAATTATTTAGTTTTATTTAAAAAGATTTTTATATTTTAATTTTAGGAGGAAATTTTAATGTTTATAAAAAACAGGTGGTTTATTTTAATAGCTTGCATCATTATAAATTTGAGTTTAGGAGCAGGATATGCCTGGAGTGTTTTTCAAGCTCCTTTAATTGAAAAATTTTCATGGACTACAGCTCAAACTTCTTTAGCTTTTAGTATTTCTTTTGCAATGGTTCCAATAGGTATGATTATCTTTGGAAAGATTCAAGATGAGAAAGGACCAAAATGGGTTACTTTTGGTGGAGGACTAATGTTTGGTTTAGGAATGATTTTAACATCATTCACAAAAAGTCTTTTCATGCTTTATTTATCTTACGGTTTAATATTAGGCTTTGGAA from Fusobacterium russii ATCC 25533 includes the following:
- a CDS encoding RNA polymerase sigma factor; the encoded protein is MDFDNIFEEYFDKVYYKVLSIVKNSDDAEDISQEVFMSVYKNLNKFRKESNIYTWIYRIAINKTYDFFKKKKNELEINEEVLLIADEFNSDTNILLQEKLNLISEKEREIIILKDIYGYKLKEIADMKNMNLSTVKSIYYKALKDMGGE